One stretch of Tepidibacter hydrothermalis DNA includes these proteins:
- a CDS encoding glycine betaine ABC transporter substrate-binding protein, with product MFKKMIAFTLIFLLMFSIIGCNKEEKKVVIASKPMTEQYVIAEMLKLLIEENTDIKVELKLGIGGGTSNIQPAMEKGEIDIYPEYTGTGWMFVLKQELINNSEELYKSVKKAYEEQYGIKWTGLYGFNDTFGLAIKKELADKLNIKTYSDLALKSDNLTLGAEYDFYEREDGYPGLSEIYGFKFDNKKELDIGLKYQAISTDQVDVINVFSTDGRLKEKGLVVLQDDKNFFPSYFAATLVREETLKEYPQLEEILEMMTGLISNEEMIEMNYLVEIEKKDPKQVAREFLEKKGLK from the coding sequence ATGTTTAAAAAAATGATTGCTTTCACACTTATATTTTTACTTATGTTTTCTATTATAGGTTGTAATAAGGAAGAAAAAAAAGTGGTAATTGCCAGTAAACCTATGACAGAACAGTATGTAATAGCAGAAATGTTGAAATTACTGATAGAAGAAAATACTGACATAAAAGTGGAACTAAAATTAGGAATTGGAGGGGGAACGTCAAATATACAGCCTGCCATGGAAAAAGGCGAAATTGATATTTACCCAGAATATACAGGTACAGGTTGGATGTTTGTATTGAAACAAGAACTCATCAACAACTCTGAAGAATTATATAAATCAGTAAAAAAAGCATATGAAGAGCAATATGGTATCAAATGGACAGGACTTTATGGTTTTAATGATACTTTTGGGCTTGCAATAAAGAAAGAGTTAGCAGATAAATTAAATATTAAAACTTATTCTGATTTAGCTTTAAAGAGTGATAATTTAACTCTAGGAGCAGAATATGATTTTTATGAGAGAGAAGATGGATATCCAGGACTTTCAGAAATTTATGGTTTTAAGTTTGATAATAAGAAGGAACTGGATATAGGACTTAAATATCAAGCTATATCAACGGATCAAGTAGATGTAATTAATGTCTTTTCAACAGATGGTAGATTAAAAGAGAAAGGTTTGGTTGTCTTACAAGATGATAAAAACTTTTTCCCATCGTATTTTGCAGCTACGTTAGTTAGAGAAGAAACATTGAAAGAGTATCCTCAATTAGAAGAGATATTAGAGATGATGACTGGACTAATTAGTAATGAAGAGATGATTGAAATGAATTACTTAGTTGAAATTGAGAAGAAAGATCCTAAGCAAGTTGCTAGAGAATTTTTAGAAAAGAAAGGATTGAAGTAA
- a CDS encoding ABC transporter permease, with product MIKDIFNIYIERWDFFSQLIMEHIILTSISVIIIAVLGLTLGIAMTRNKVLANIIFGVTNFLYTIPSIALFGVLVTFTGIGNKSAIIALSIYGIVPVIRNTYVGIMQVDKQVIESAIGMGTTKRELLFRIQLPLALPVIFTGFRTMVIMTIALCGIASFIGAGGLGVAIWRGISTNFPTMTMAGSLLVAALAIITDLILQKTENIMTRKILGNEKMEGYK from the coding sequence TTGATTAAGGATATATTCAATATATATATAGAACGATGGGACTTTTTTTCGCAGCTTATTATGGAGCACATTATTTTAACATCTATTTCGGTAATTATTATAGCTGTATTAGGTTTGACTTTGGGTATTGCTATGACCAGAAACAAAGTATTAGCAAATATTATTTTTGGAGTTACAAACTTTCTTTATACTATTCCATCGATTGCGTTATTTGGAGTGTTAGTAACTTTCACTGGGATAGGAAATAAAAGTGCGATTATTGCTTTATCAATTTACGGTATAGTGCCAGTTATCAGAAATACTTATGTTGGCATCATGCAAGTAGATAAACAAGTTATAGAATCAGCAATTGGAATGGGAACTACAAAAAGAGAACTATTATTTAGAATTCAATTGCCATTAGCATTGCCAGTAATTTTTACGGGATTTCGTACTATGGTTATCATGACAATTGCATTATGTGGTATTGCATCTTTTATTGGTGCAGGTGGATTAGGAGTAGCTATTTGGCGTGGAATAAGCACAAATTTTCCTACTATGACTATGGCAGGTAGCTTGTTAGTTGCTGCATTGGCAATAATAACAGATCTTATTTTGCAAAAAACAGAAAATATTATGACAAGAAAAATATTAGGAAATGAAAAGATGGAGGGATACAAATAA
- a CDS encoding ABC transporter ATP-binding protein, translated as MSLIEFIDVEKSYKSSSKVIDKINLEIDEGELITILGPSGCGKTTLIKMVNKLIIPDAGVIKIKGKDINQWDTIELRRSIGYVIQQIGLFPHLTVEENIAYVLSLLKVSKNVRKNRAKELISLVGLEEDYLSRYPRELSGGQRQRVGVARALAADPDIILMDEPFGAVDEIARTSLQDELIEIHKRLNKTILLVTHDIEEALKLGSKIILLNQGKIEQIGTREELIFNPASNFVREFFGLKGFKASLDEAAMGQIYDNILKNKMDMDKIYMELEHMGMK; from the coding sequence ATGTCATTAATTGAATTTATTGATGTAGAGAAGTCTTATAAGTCCAGTTCTAAAGTAATTGATAAAATCAATTTGGAAATTGATGAAGGTGAGCTTATTACAATACTTGGACCTTCTGGATGTGGAAAAACTACACTCATTAAGATGGTGAACAAGTTAATTATACCAGATGCAGGTGTTATAAAAATTAAGGGTAAGGATATCAACCAATGGGATACGATAGAGCTTCGTAGAAGCATTGGTTATGTTATTCAACAGATTGGATTATTTCCTCATTTAACAGTAGAGGAGAATATTGCTTATGTACTTTCGCTTTTAAAGGTGAGTAAAAATGTTAGAAAAAATAGAGCTAAAGAACTTATTAGCCTAGTAGGTTTAGAAGAAGATTATTTGTCAAGATATCCTAGAGAATTAAGTGGAGGTCAAAGACAAAGAGTTGGAGTTGCAAGAGCATTGGCAGCTGATCCAGATATTATTTTAATGGATGAACCATTTGGAGCAGTAGATGAAATTGCAAGGACTTCACTTCAAGATGAGCTTATAGAGATTCATAAACGTTTAAATAAGACTATTCTACTTGTAACTCATGATATAGAAGAGGCGCTAAAACTTGGATCTAAAATTATATTATTGAATCAAGGAAAGATTGAACAAATAGGAACAAGGGAAGAATTGATTTTTAATCCAGCTTCGAATTTTGTTAGAGAGTTCTTTGGACTAAAAGGTTTTAAAGCTTCTTTAGATGAAGCTGCTATGGGTCAGATATATGATAATATTTTAAAAAACAAGATGGATATGGATAAAATTTATATGGAATTAGAACATATGGGGATGAAATAA